In Brachyhypopomus gauderio isolate BG-103 chromosome 2, BGAUD_0.2, whole genome shotgun sequence, the DNA window aaataattataaaaataCAGAATAAAGAGCAAACGAGGACAGCACGATGACAAACTCACTGTAACTGAACATCTGACCAGTTTTAGTGGCAATGACGATAATACATCAAAGATTATTTTAATGTTCAAACCACACTTGAATTTGTTGAATTCAATCACGTTGTGGTATGAGAACCACAGTTAGAAGTGCACTTTACAGAAAGAGAGCCGTGTGAAGTCACCGTTTCTCCTAAAACCCTCTCCGTGAGCTCAGACAGTGTGCTGTGGGCCCCCAGGTTAGGAATTACATCCACTCAGATTAAAACCTCTGAATGGCATTTGGTGAAAGATTCTAATTTGGTGAAAGGTTCAAAgcgtttacattttttattttttttggtaAAAGCTTCCTTAAGCGATTTTGTACAGTGAGGCGTGGCTCAAACGTCTGTCAAATACAGAAGTGAAAAGATCAGAAAATAGAAACGGCCTTGCGTAGAGTTCCTTCACACTTTGtgagtgctgtgagtgtgtgtataataaagtgctacttggggggggggggggggggggggggggggggggtgttgattTGTGTAGGCGATAACAACGGAAAGTCATTCATCACCTAATCTACCATAAACTCAATTAATCAGGAGTCATTACAGCTCTTAACGAGTACTTAGGGTGAGTCAGAGCAGGTGTTCGGACACGGCAGTTGCAGAAAGCAAAGCCTTGCCAAAGATCCGGCGGTGAGGGAACAAAGTCCGTCCAGTATACGTTGTTCCTAAGTCAATGACGCATAATGACCACGAAGAAATCTTTAGAAAACCAGTTTTGAACCTTCTAACATGTCCGCAAGGCTCTCCGTGCCATTCCTGGACGGCGTTCTTCCCACCGGCGGACTCTGAAGCCGCTGGATAAAATGCCAGGCGTGAGGTTCAGGGAACCACGCGACTGCGACACTCTGCTGGTGTAAACCACAGGCCTTGCTCGTGCCCTGCCAGTGCTGGAGAGGGTGTAATGCACCAGCTTTTCATTTAAATGCACCACTTTGAGCTTCATTCCAATagtgtacataataaataaataaataaatggaccgTGACATCCCACAGCTCTGTGACGGGGGCAACAAATGTAATGTCTGCCACTCTGCAGATCACATGACCATGCCGTGATTGGTGGGTGAGCGGGGGGCGCGCGCAATGGCCTTACCTATCCTCGGAGTGCCGGGCTGCGGCATGGCCGTGAATGTCGAGTCCATGGACTGAATCCACGGCTCATAGTCAATGTACTGCAGAGAAGAAAAGAGACATAATGATAATCAGACATATTACTGTTTCACCAGCCTTCTGTAGAAACAAGCCAAAAGCTACACCCCAAACTATTTTCTCAAAGCAGAAACATTTTAAGTTGTTTGTACTCGACTCCTGTGGGTTGGTGTACAACGCAGTGTAACATTTAAAAGCTTCTGAACTGGGCCTGATTAGATACAAAAACTGTTGCACGACATTATAGTGCAAGCTGCAGGGGCCACATGCCAATCACTGGCGCGTTCGCTGCACCGGCACGCAGGACAGGTGGGTAAACGTGGGCATGGCTGGCGGGGGGCACCAGCGCCCTGCAGCGGGCTCTCTGCACGCAAGCCGCGAGCTGGGATCCTCAGCGTCTCTGGCGTTTGATGTAACGTTGAAGGGAAGACAGCGTCGACCACAGGAGGcagaaaaaaagtgcaaaactcGGCAGCTTTCTAAGAGACGTTTCCTGTGATGAGGCTATTATTCTCATAATTAAGAGCTTCCCGAATGTAGCAAGTCTAACAATGTTGCGATTTCCAGTGCAAATGTTGCTTCTGCGCACCAGTTCTGCTGAAGTACTGGAGCTATACAGCAAATTCAGGCCCTTTCATGTTCGAGAGTTGAATTTGCTGCGTCTCACATTCACAATACAAAGACAATACGACCAAACTGAAAAAGGAGAACCATAAACTGGGTGCTTTGTCTGTAGGTTAACAGCCACTGACCACTGGTTAACTCTGCACCATACCCTATTTTCACAGATTTATATAGATCTCTCACCGGTGGTGGGTATGCATCCTCTTCGGTCATGGTTCCTGTGTGGGGAGGTAGGGGTGATGGGGTGTACATGTtagttcaaatttatttatggTCATAAAAATCGATTATTTCTTAAAATTAACAATCAACAGCATTTCAACACAGACATTTACTTAACTATGATAATATGCTCacactatataaataatataGTAATAACTACATAAAGACTTCGGATATTGGTTATACCTGCTTAATAACTCATGAACAATAAGTTCAAATACCGCATCCTACGTTCGCCTACAAAGTTATTAAGTTATTAAATGAAGTTAACGTGCCTGGCTCTTGTTCTTAAATGTTCCAACATATTAAAACCAAAAAGCAGAAACGCGAAAACATAACGAATTAACAAAGAGACAAATAACACTACGCACGAAATGAGAGGCGACATGGGACGAAATGACACTAAAGCAACACACGTCGcccataaacacaaacacaataatGACAAACACTCAAATGGTGCTCGCACAGGTCGCTGCTCAAATACCACACCGGACACGCCGAACTTCACCGGCTCGGTTCTGAGAAGCTAAAACACTTTAACTGATCCCTTAGGCACATATGACCGATTCTGCAGCACAATCTTTCAGATGAGAAGTCCACATAATGAAGAATTAGGTGACACGGTGACGGCAAATCTGTGGCTGACTGCGCCTGTTTCGAACAGCTCGAACAGCTCAAATCTGAACGCGGCAAGTCGAGCTAAAAACGGACTCCGCCGCCGGGCGCGTCCGCGAAAGGGCAACTCACTGCGTTTTATACCACGAGTCCCGTGTGTTTTATCGTATACTCACCGGCCAGCTAAGCCTTGAGGTGCTAGACTGCCTCTTTGGGCTCGAGTTGTGGAGCTAACGCAAGCTAATGCTAATGATAGCTGCATCAGTTCGGTCAGAAGACGGAAGTCGCGCGCTGGCTCGCTGATAAAAAAGAGCAACACTCACAACAAGATCCGCAAAAcatgaataaatatatatatattaatatatgtgCTTACCTTTACGTGTCCAAGATAGAGGATCAACATGAAATTGTTGTATATCCGAAAAGGAAAAATAatgaatgataaaaaaaaaacaaaacaaatgagctagttagctagcgttAGCCAACTTATTTCTCCATACAGGCTTGTGAACGTGTGTTTGTTGATACACACTTACGGTGCTGCGCTCATTTGAATCGTAGCTAACAGCTAACAGCTTCTTGTTTTAATCGACCTACTAATGGTACTTACAAAGTTAAAGCAGACGCTTCAATTATGAAACCCTTTCATTGTTAATCACCAGAAAATTGTGCCAGAATCGTGTTTGTATAGAAGTTTGACTTCCTTACTGGAAATTCCCTGTGACGTATCATAAGTTTTCTAGCGCCGGGCTTCGTCCTGCGCCCCTTGCGCCCCCTTGCGGTCAGTGTTAGCGCTGCACCTACAGGATTTAATCTGCTTTTAAATTGTAGGTTTAATTGTAGCACAGCAACTGTAACTAACATCTTTACCACCATCATCTGTGCTCTGTATGATATTTTGTGCAAGAATATCTCCTGTGCAAGGATACATGTGGAGCGGTCTATTCAGAGGCTGaaactgttttgcattttggacCACATCCCTTACCAGTACAGGAAAAATATTAACAAGATActgaaagtatgtgtgtgtcttacaaatTTGCAAACCCCAATTCTCCGTGAAATTCAATGAAATATCTGATGTATGTAAATCAGTTAGCAGGACAGTGGCAAATTAAAACatgtttacaattattgtgACTGAAGAATGATTTACACAACTTTGCAGAAAACctttattaaaaaagtaaaaccagattaaaatgtttgtcttttttacaTTCAGGAACATGTTAGTGTTGTGATGTGCTACAACCTAATTCACTATAACTCAATCTGCACTTGTAATGCATTGAACAATTAACTTAGAATGTGTGGTAGGAAAATATCCTTATAAAAATGTTCGAGAATGTCAATGTTAAGCACCCATGTTAGGTCTTTGAGCACTGGGAGAATGACCAGGTCAAGAGGAGTCCATACAAGTAGATGACAACAGTTAGCTTTGGTCAGATGTAGGTTGCCTTGGATCTGATGCCAATAGTGGTGAGTTTGTTTTAGTTTGAGGGAACTTGTCTCTTCATCCAGCTCTAGAAAAaagtctctcttactctctgctGCCTGCTGGACAGTCTTAGTTCTGGCGGACCATGGGCATTTCACCTCAATGATGCAGTCATCAGACACTGTCCCATCTGGAGATCCACCAAGTAGACCACTGTCAGACAGGAACAATCCCCTCTCCTGGATCACCACACCAGCGTCCGCTGTGTACTGCTGCTTTGCCCGCGACTCATGTAGGATTCCCCAATCACATGCCTTTAATAAAAACACAGTCACTTACTCTTAGATACACATAACTTAAGTTGAAATATTCATGAAGACCCACAACATACTTTAGATCCTTCTTTGAGGTTGTActggccaagcagtgttttgaataaggaagggggGTAAGATTTCCGCTGAACTGCTGCCAAGACCAAACCAAAATTGCTTGCCGTGATTCGTTTCTTGCGATATGCTGACCTGttatacataaaaacaaaacaaagaattaAATCAATTTATAATTAGTTACATGTTAAAATACCACACATGCACAATGTCCCACAAATTAAGACAACAAATTACAACCATGTCTAAATTATGTGTACGGGTTGTCAAGCTGCTTACTTAATTTATGCTTTGCATACATTTTGTTAAGTTGCATTTCTTACCATAATGGGTTCTTTGCTTGCCCAACTGTAGCTCCCTCAATCTGTTGCTTCTCCTCAGTGGTGACGGCGAGTGATGATAGCACATAAAGAGCCTTGTCCTCAGCCTGGCCATAACCTGGGCTGCTCACTAGCCCATCAAATGTCTTGATGGGGAGAGATGTCTAGATTTAAAGTTAAGCACATAGTGTTGAGATTTAGGTTAGGTGCCAACATATTTTGGTGCATACAAAACACCTGTAAATAAAATGTGAAATTCTATGTGAAATTGTTTTTGGGTGCAGAGAATCATAAGTGCAAACTTGTCTAATTTCCATGGGTTTACACATTTCTATGTATTGTAAGTCATGTGTCAAACCATGATCTTGACATTAAACAACAATATGTAATCGCTTTATCCCAGTCAAAATACTCAATGTAGTGCAATTGTGCTGTTTCTGGTAATGTGAAGGGCATATTAGAGTACAAAATACAGAAGTCATACCTGAGGCGGTTCAGAACTCAAAATCCACCCCATTCCAGTAAAACGCCCAAGCTGTGACAAAGATGCCAGGGCCCATTCCTTGTCATGTTGTGTGACAGGTCTTTTGATTCCAGCTTAAATAAAATGGAGTAACATTAGTAATTATGACTTATTTTATTACACACCTTTAAttgtagatttttaaaacatgcaaTATACACTATAgtctctctctagtctgctcTAAAACAGATTAACAAATTGTGAGAGTTTATCAGAACTATTCAATTAATAAAAGTTAATCTCACAAAATTCAATGGCTTTGAAATTACATGGTTCAGGTGTGTTGCCAGCAGGCTGAATGTGAGGGGCTGAATGTCCTCCAGGACCAGGTTTGGAAACCGCAACTTAAAACTGCATAGCGTTAAGCTAATAAACCATGCAACATTGACATCAATTGCAAATTATTTACTAACCTCGTGATGTGGATGGGGCCATCTCAGATACTCTCTTGGCTGCAATTTCGTCCGTTTTCGGTGTCTTCGCCCTTTTCCACACGCATTCCACATCGGTGCGGGACACGTTTTTCTCCACCCAAATCAACAAGGCTGCCATATGATGGCACTTGTCTTTACCGATTGGGCAAACGCAGCTGCTGTACCTCACTGCCTGACCCTCAACGTGTACCTGTATTAAACGTTATTTGACCCATACTCACTTCAGTCACCACACCTCAACCTCAATTCACCTCAACTCACCTCAACCTCGTAAATCGTCTTTTTCATGGACGCCTGGACTCTACCCCTAAATATACCACCTGGGAGAACAGATACACTTAGTACTCTATTGGAGTTGAAAGAGTTTAGACCTTTTTTAACCCTCAATGGTGCCTCACTAAAGAACGAAGTTATCGTAAACAGGTTTACAGGCTCCGCCATCCTTGTTTGTTTGGACCCGGAAGCGGCTGAAACGTCACGCGTGTCGTCACACTTAACAAGCGGATACAAAAACACTTACTACATATAATATACAAACCGCCAATATGACGTGTATTAAGGTATGACGTGTATATGACGTGTATTAAggtatttaaattttttttttaatacagaaatgtacaacGAGACTCATTATGGCAGTGGATACTTAACTCCGACTGTCCGAACAGTGCTGGATCCACACAACCTTTCATGTTTCGGACTCATGTCTTGGTTATATTGTGTGCTAATGTTGTGTattctctgtgtgttctgcattATATGTCTAATAATGTCTTTTGTACTTTGGGTtctgaaaagtgctatacaaaaacaaattattattattactatattattactattattactacatCCGCACTTCTGGTTAGATGCTAAACTACATTTCGTTGTCCAGTACCTGTACTAgggcaatgacaataaagttgaatcgaATCTAATCTAATCAACATCAGCTGTCAAAACACACTGTTTGGTACATCACAACCTAACTTGTAACGATGCCATTTTATTGTACATGGCACTTCCCCCACTCTGTGTTTTAAACTGCAAACTGCTCCTCCGTTATATTTATGTTTAAACGACCTCTCATATAACACGAGTGCAATATTTGCTCTAGTGTGTATGCGACtgtattaaatattttaaatgtttattgaAAGACACACTTACACTTAAACACCCTTATTGTGTGGTAATCTTGAAAACCATTacgttgattttttttttttacttatacCTAACTAATActtattttttttgttctgcCCGATGCCAATCTGTGGAATCAGTAAATATCTATCTGTGTGCATTTACATTTTTCTCAGATACCTTCATATTCCCTTCTTGCGAATTTGGAGTGAAGTTTTGGATATTTGTATGTTTGACTTGCATAATTTCCTTTGTAAAACACTGAATGCAATGCAATTGCTCTTATCTCTTTAAGCAAATACCACAGCATGTAAAACAAAAGGTAGAGTGTGATTTAAAGAaggggtaatgtgtgtgtgtgtgtgtgtttgtgtagggatGGGGGCTCTCCGAGGACAGGACAACAGATCATGCTTGAGGCATCTCGAGGAACACAGCCAAATTAATCAAGAAGactcatttttaaaaataatggaAACCGAGTACAAAAAGTGGAATCTGAACTGTTTTTGCTGTAAGCCAATGCAAGTGGTTTCACTGAATATGAAAGGCAGAATAACAAATTATGAAAGATATCTTTAGCTGTATTTTAATTCTcttggttgtttttgtttgaacTCATGCACTTGTAATGCATTTAATGATGTGGGtacaacaagaaaaaaaaaatatatatatataaaatgtaaacattattCTTTTGTCCATTGTTAGTATGTTCAAATGTTAAATTGAACCCTGAATCAGTTATTAAGATGCTATTTGCCTATTACCTAAATACTTCAAAAGAAAATCTAATTTGTAAATACTACATTTAGTAACATTTTTGCATTATAAACCACTTACATATCTCAAATATTGTTAGCAACCTGACTGAACACTCAAAAGAATCTAGTTAGATTTTTCTTATAATAAAATCTAGATAGTCTCATCCTTGAAGATACAATACAGTCATTCATGGTTAGAAAATGTACGCTATAAGCACAAAGGCTAATGAAATATTCGCACCGCAGAATAGAAGAGACAGGAAACGACGGCATGGCCTGCTGGATCGGACTTTTACCAACTTTATTGAGAAAACAAAATCAACAGCTAGTAGAGCTATGAGCCGATTGGTCATCAATCAAGCGCTTCGAATCATATATTCAGTGCAACAAGCAAACAGTGTgagtgggggcggggctcctAGTTCTAAAACcaaggggggcggggcagggatgggaataataaaataaaagtcctcaAACTAAATGGACACGCTTTTGGCTTAAACACTGTTGGCAAACGGCCTTTTGCAGCTGACCACCAGTTCAGTAAATGTACCCCACTGACATGCATAAAATAGATTCCATATTCTTCGTAACTGCTGATGTAATAACGGGACTAATTTGTCCATTTAAACAGTCAGTTATAAGCAAGAGTATTATTATATTTCACAGACTGTATCATTGCTATTGTAAAAGCGTATAAAAAATGTGAAGGCCAACCCAGCATCAGATTGCTCATGAAGGACTGTTGTGTATTCTGCGTGTTTTCTCTGTAGCACCTCCGGTATGTGGCGTGAGTTAAAGCGACGGCTGATTTACCCACTTcttggtttttattttttatcttcTTTTAATGTCAGTACGAAGTGCCTGGGAGTTTAATACATGCTCTATAGTTTAGACCCACGGGTATATTATTAAAGATGGATAAAAAGTGATTTCGCTATGACATCATCCCCTTTGTAGCGCATGACAATTTAAAAGGGACCACAAAACAACGGGACGAAATTAGTAGTTTGGTCTGAGATGTTGCGGGGCaggtagggggcggggcaggtagggggcggggtgggggttgtCGGTGAGGGGTGCCAATTTATTGAGAGGGAAAACAAAAGAAGACTCCGTTATTGGATGTTTTTCCAGCTAATGCAGATTGGACGGGGTGACATTTCTTCAGGTATCACATGGCATACTTTTGAGTCCATTCCCGAGCTATTCTGTTGTACCtggaagagagcgagagagtgaaggagtgagagtTTAACAATGGTGCTGAGGAGTGCCAGCGCTTTAGGAGACGTCAGGTGCTGCCTCAGTGAACAACTCTGCCAGTGATGTAGTCAAGACCAACACCACAGACATCACCAAGGGCAACTAGTGGAGGCCCCTTCCCCCAgagctcacacccacacacccctctaaatcacacacacacacacacacacctgtcactgacacacacacacacacacacacacacacacacgccccctctCTCCCACCCATAAACCCTGCACGCCTGGTTTTAcccctacactacactacagcatcTAACCGTGCACACCCTCCTGCCAGCCCAACACAGCAGAGGGAGTGTGGAAGCGCCCTGGCTCATCACTGAGGCCCACACACCCGGCCCAGCTGACCCAACATGCCCGCACTACTGTGGACGTTAAAGCTTTCCAGCACTTCAGGTCAATTTACATACCGTTCCAACAACccaagacaacattaaggtagAGAACACTCCACAGGCCTGTGAACCCTGAACTGCGACCCTTCACCTTGACCCCAGAGCAGGCAGACAGGGCCCATTTCCAGTACAGGGTCAAAACTTCCCTTCTGTTGAATGCATCGATGCATTAACTTCCACTGGCCTGAAAAATGGTCGCAATGCAGTAACCTGCTCCTGACTCTGGCCGTCATTCAGGTCACTGGAGGCCGGTGACCCTAAAATGGAGCCCTGCGGAATCTCCACTAGACAGActcctcctcctacacaccCTCGGCTCAACCTCGCCCGTACCACCGTGACCTGGGCCGCAACGAAATAGGTCAGCGGCGAGGGTCGTTGCCATGGTGCCGTAGCTGAAAGGGCACGGGGAGGTACTTACTTCTCGTTGTCTGTTTTGTATATGCGAGCGATCTCTGGCACTAGTGGGTCGTCTGGGTTGGGGTCACATAACAGAGAACAAATGGACAAGAGAACTGCAAAAGAAAACGGGCCACAATCAGAACCCTCGCGTGCCCacggctgtgtgtgttgtgctttcaaatgtttcatgtgtgtgtgtgtgtgtgtatgaccgaTACACCCCCCCCTTACCTTTAGAAATAGTTAATGCTGGCGACCACTGTGATCTTAGAATGTCCAAACATATGCTGCCGTTACTGTTAATATTCGGGTGATAAATTCTTGTGGTGAAAGCAACCTGCACAACAGGTAGAGAAAACATTACTGTTATTTTGAAGCCCGCATAAAGGTCTACTAGATCCTGATCCTGTTCATGTCAGGTGGCCCAAACAGTCAGAGGCTTTAAAACCAGCAATCAAACCATAAACACGTCCTTGGGGCAAGACCCAAAGATCTGCTGTAAAgagtcagttttttttttttttaaagaaattcaGAGAGTAGTTTATGGTTTGTTACAGGGCTTGTTTCTAAAACCAACTGACGGCCGGTTCTAGCCTACGTACCTTAGGCGGTTTGAAGGGATAATCTGTAGGAAAATGAATGGTCAGGAAAAACACGCCCCCTTGATACGGACTGTCGTtctgagaaaacacacacacacacacacacacacacacacacacacacacacacacacacacacaggtttaacATGGCAGACTGGCACTCACCACTGGGACATGGCCAATGTCTGCATGCCCATACTTACAGGTCCCATTATAGTAGCTTGCCAGTGAAACACTGTGAGAACAAGAGGGCAAAAAGAGTTGACAACATCTCTACACCACGGTCGAGACATCTCGTGTAGCGTCACATGCAACGCAGAGTGAGAGTGTTCATGTGGCCAAGCTACTCACAGTCATCGCCCACTGGTCCTGCAGAACACTGTGCAGGTGGATCCCGGCCCAGGTCAGTcagctcctacacacacacacacacacacacacacacacacacacacgatgtggTGAAAAAACTCCAACTCACGAAGGATGAGACAGGCCCATTTTAGTGATGAGGCTCTCGTAGGAAacgtggagagggagagatagtgggaaaaagaaagaaacaaggACTGTTCCAGTCCCGACATCTTCAACATTGATGTTGTACTACTCTGTTGTTCCACTTCTCTGGTAATGGGCGGCGCGTCTCCTAACAAGAGCGAAAGCAGCACTGCGCGATATGGACGTCCCAAATACCTCGACCACCAAGCCACAAGGTGACCGAGAAACTGGTCTGGGGTCCGCCTGAAGATGGAACGTTTCAGAAGCCTACACCTCTAACCCTAGCAtatcacaagtgtgtgtgtgtgcgcgcgcgcgcgtgtgtgtgtgtgtgtgtagcacaagC includes these proteins:
- the LOC143487546 gene encoding uncharacterized protein LOC143487546, with the translated sequence MAALLIWVEKNVSRTDVECVWKRAKTPKTDEIAAKRVSEMAPSTSRAGIKRPVTQHDKEWALASLSQLGRFTGMGWILSSEPPQTSLPIKTFDGLVSSPGYGQAEDKALYVLSSLAVTTEEKQQIEGATVGQAKNPLWSAYRKKRITASNFGLVLAAVQRKSYPPSLFKTLLGQYNLKEGSKACDWGILHESRAKQQYTADAGVVIQERGLFLSDSGLLGGSPDGTVSDDCIIEVKCPWSARTKTVQQAAESKRDFFLELDEETSSLKLKQTHHYWHQIQGNLHLTKANCCHLLVWTPLDLVILPVLKDLTWVLNIDILEHFYKDIFLPHILS
- the ube2d2l gene encoding ubiquitin-conjugating enzyme E2 D2-like, which codes for MALKRIHKELTDLGRDPPAQCSAGPVGDDLFHWQATIMGPNDSPYQGGVFFLTIHFPTDYPFKPPKVAFTTRIYHPNINSNGSICLDILRSQWSPALTISKVLLSICSLLCDPNPDDPLVPEIARIYKTDNEKYNRIAREWTQKYAM